A part of Saliniradius amylolyticus genomic DNA contains:
- a CDS encoding DUF1543 domain-containing protein produces the protein MLGGKHPRAKIEVHDVVFAVGDTLSDTYSQLHQQWFGDPEHCHIDSWMAVDGIDEYKVSLGPAMPGPGQPKLYFINLGGYRDGIFGEEHRFLLMPATDAKAAKTKGKQHLLKEWDKPHTDAIVDIDDCIPIEAVGNLFVHLEQGHAHQGVRTGNDYIILSSAPERR, from the coding sequence ATGCTGGGCGGTAAACACCCCAGAGCCAAGATCGAAGTCCATGATGTAGTATTTGCCGTCGGCGATACTCTATCCGACACCTACTCTCAGCTGCACCAGCAGTGGTTTGGCGATCCTGAGCATTGCCACATAGACTCCTGGATGGCGGTGGACGGTATAGATGAGTATAAGGTGAGTTTAGGTCCGGCCATGCCCGGCCCCGGACAACCTAAACTGTATTTTATTAATCTAGGCGGTTATCGCGATGGTATTTTCGGCGAAGAGCATCGGTTTTTATTGATGCCAGCAACGGACGCTAAAGCCGCTAAGACAAAGGGCAAACAGCATCTGTTAAAGGAATGGGACAAACCCCACACCGATGCAATAGTGGATATTGATGATTGTATCCCCATCGAAGCAGTCGGCAATCTGTTTGTGCACTTAGAGCAAGGGCACGCTCACCAGGGGGTACGCACAGGCAATGACTATATTATTCTGAGCTCTGCACCAGAACGGCGCTGA
- a CDS encoding GAF domain-containing protein — MLEFAKANVSLLTKDQLLKIIEVQSSIIGQHLSSDDSLNAITRLAEQLTFATGAVVELVDGDEMVYRAATGMAAKNVGLRLKRETSLSGLCVKENKVLNCGDAMNDPRVDKAACEKVGLKSMLVVPMAHQDQLLGVLKVFSSKTNAFDEVDIQVLTLATKIISAVLVQSSE, encoded by the coding sequence ATGCTCGAATTTGCCAAAGCCAATGTGTCCCTGCTCACTAAGGACCAACTCCTTAAAATCATCGAAGTTCAGTCGAGCATTATTGGCCAGCACCTTTCCAGCGACGATAGCCTGAACGCGATTACCCGGTTGGCCGAACAGCTGACTTTCGCCACCGGCGCCGTGGTTGAACTGGTTGACGGTGATGAGATGGTGTATCGCGCCGCCACCGGTATGGCCGCCAAAAATGTAGGGCTGCGCCTAAAGCGAGAGACCAGTCTCTCCGGACTCTGTGTGAAAGAGAATAAAGTACTCAACTGTGGCGATGCGATGAACGACCCCCGGGTGGACAAGGCCGCTTGTGAGAAAGTCGGCTTAAAGTCCATGTTGGTGGTGCCTATGGCACACCAAGACCAACTGCTGGGCGTGTTGAAAGTCTTCTCTAGTAAGACGAATGCCTTCGATGAAGTGGATATCCAGGTTCTGACGTTAGCCACAAAGATTATCAGCGCCGTTCTGGTGCAGAGCTCAGAATAA
- the ribA gene encoding GTP cyclohydrolase II, protein MTDADTAFDYVSSAKLPTRFGEFRIHGFVEEDSGQEHVALSYGNWTVDDEVLIRIHSECLTGDALFSTRCDCGFQLEKALQNIVEHGSGVLLYLRQEGRGIGLLNKVRAYHLQDNGMDTVEANEHLGFDADMRDYRICRFMLETLGVKRVSLMTNNPRKRQALTDLGIDVVKRIPIDHGVTEHNKGYLRTKTEKLGHDFDPHLLK, encoded by the coding sequence ATGACCGACGCCGATACCGCCTTTGATTATGTCAGCTCCGCCAAATTACCCACAAGGTTCGGAGAGTTCCGAATCCACGGATTTGTGGAAGAAGACAGTGGCCAGGAGCATGTGGCCCTGTCCTATGGTAACTGGACTGTTGATGACGAAGTCCTGATTCGCATTCATTCCGAGTGTTTGACCGGCGATGCGCTGTTCAGCACACGTTGTGACTGTGGTTTTCAGCTGGAAAAGGCGCTGCAGAATATCGTCGAGCATGGCTCGGGAGTATTGCTGTATCTTCGTCAGGAGGGCCGGGGGATTGGCCTGCTGAACAAGGTCCGGGCCTATCATCTGCAAGATAACGGCATGGACACGGTGGAAGCCAACGAACATCTGGGATTCGATGCCGATATGCGGGATTACCGTATTTGCCGGTTTATGTTGGAAACGCTGGGTGTTAAGCGGGTGTCGCTGATGACCAATAATCCGAGAAAGCGTCAGGCCCTGACCGATCTGGGTATTGATGTGGTCAAGCGCATTCCCATCGATCATGGTGTCACCGAGCATAATAAGGGCTATTTGCGCACTAAAACCGAAAAGTTAGGCCATGACTTTGACCCTCATTTGCTAAAATGA